The Gymnogyps californianus isolate 813 chromosome 6, ASM1813914v2, whole genome shotgun sequence genomic interval TTGATCCTTTCATTATTGACTtccatctttttcctctgttgacCAAAACTGAAgatatgtgttttcttttcttggccTCTTTAAACTAATATGATGTATTCTTTACACCCATCCACCATGAAAGGAGAGAGCCAGTCCATTCCACataacttttcctttcctttgaagaCTGGGCCAAAGTGTTGCATATTCATTACCACATTAAAAACACTTTGCCTGAGGCCTGCATTTCTTGGTGTGCTGTAATGAGTTCAGGACCCCAGCTGTCTGCCTGGGGATTTAGAACACTGATATTTAATAGTAAATTATAAggcagaatatttcattttactttttttgctgaagtAGCATATTTATAATGGTACCCTCTACAGCCACTAAATAAAGATGGGGAGAGCACATCTTTCTGTTTGGACAACACAGTCTCCGGGTTACCATGGTCTGGCCCTAGCCAGTTCAGTTTTTGGATGCCAGTCTTTGTTCTTAACCCATTATTGCATCTCCCTAACACTGCATCTCCCACTAGCATCCAATAATACACTGGAGCAAACTGCAACATATTCCTAGCATGTTTGTACAAGCCAACTTAGAGCCTACTATACTAACAGCTTTAACAAGCCCTacacaaagcagagcagctaataaaaccaaaatgttctGCAGTTAATCCTTCAAAGTTTGCCACTGAGATCCCACCAACACCATTTCAGGGACAGTGGCTTCATCAAGCTCAAACCTTGCTTTCATCTAATGAAACAGCCTAGATCTATGTTCTGACAACACAACTCACAGCTTTATGCTTCCTCTGGGTTCTCTAATGACAATCTACGAAACACGGACAGCATCAGATCTGGACTgggaaattttttaaagaacatcaGCATTctggaaggaacagcagagtAATTAGTATTTCTCTAAGTACCAGATGTGTTTAAAAGCCACAAAGAtaaacaggaggggaaaagctGCATAGTTTGAATCAAAGCTAGTAAGAGCATAAACAATCCCCTCCAATAGCTGCAAGCTGACAGACCAAGTTCCTGctaattctttttcctcatcAAATCTGTCTTTCATATCTGCTTTCCTACTTGAAGTTACACAAGCATGCACCTCCTCAGAGTTAGTATGCTGGGGTAGAACATGTTAAAGGTAAAAAAAGGTTAGTCCAGTTTTCCTCCAGAAAAGCTCCAAGACACTCAGTACCTCAGTTACCAGGAAAACCATGAACCACTACCTTCTGCTATGCTACTTTACCTCATTGCAATGGGAGACAGGTATGAACAGTCTTGTGTATCTCATGACAACCGcctcagcagcacagccctgtcCTTGAACATACTGCTTtgtcttatttctttctgcatgcttATTCCCTGGAATTATGGCTAGTTTGGGTTGTTAGTGGTCTGACAAAGACATACACAGCTGAGCAACATCAGAATGGGTTATAGTTCTTTTAATTCCCtatgtggagagaaaaaagaagaaaagaaagaaaaaaaaagagtggaagaAGTCTTTCCTGTGACTACTTTTGATTCAAATAAACTTGTCCCCACTCTCTGCTATATTAGCATATAGGACAGCTTCAAAAGATGTCCAACTGCAAAGCTCTGATCCTGCCATTTACCTGCTGGAACAGAACATATCCGTTCCTTCACCAGCACCAAGACACCACCAGTACATAACGCTCTGACTGAAGACCTTCTACTTCAGTTCTCTGATTTCACCTACATCTTGCCACGTATCGCAACGCTTTGAGTTCtggagcagaacagaaaataaatgtccttCTGCTCAGGATATGGTTGCTGTTAGCTTTAGTCCCTACTCCAGCCTTTAGGATAATTGAGGTTAGGACCTAGAATAAACATGACCCTACTTCAGTAGGACAGAGAAGGATTATAACCACACACTCCCCTAGCATATCTACCCAAACTGGAAGCCATTACTAGATGGTCCCTGCAAACATGACTTCAGCAGGGATAAGTGGGTAGGGTTGCCAGTTCAGTGGTTTGGCAGTAGTGCTGTCTAAACAGGAGGACAGCTTGTACTAGATAACTGCATCTTAACTTCAGAGACCACACTATCTGTTTTAGCCTTTACAGTGCCTTGCTCCTCTCTGCACAACCAGTCCAGTGCCTAATAGCTGcctggaaagaggaaggaaaaactgTGTTTAAAGACAAcgttgtttgctttttatttattttcaagacatcagtattacaatttttaaacCAAGTAACAGGGTCAGTTCAGGGACTGCCCACCAGCAATGcctgcaaagaggacagagatAACAGAACATCACCTCCGAGTAAAGCCAACATTTTCCTTCATGCGATACACACGGCCAGCAATGACTTTCCATCTCCTGCCTGAAGCTAGCACATTCTCCTCCTGACAGGAAGAAGTGGAGTTCACAGAAGGTTTCTCAGCACAGATTTATTCCCCATTATGAAATGCGACCACAGAAGAGCCCACACCAAATTACACTAGATTCCTACAGctcacactgaaaagcagcactgacACTTCAGCAAGCATGTGCCTACTGGCACCTCAGAGCCCATAATCACATGCCTCAGGGCTGTTCTTCATATAGAGCTGGAGGTAATCTTTGAATGTCTGTGGGTCAGTCATTGTAGCCTTGACAGCAGGGTCCTCCTTCATGGCCTCCATCCAGCGTTGGAGCTTTGGGGTGTGACTCAAAGAGCTAcgggaaaaggaaagagactGAATAACGCAAATGGGAAACTTGGAGGGCATCAAGGAAGCAAAACAGCTTGAGCAGTTCTATTTTactgcttgttttgctttctccctCCCAGTATGATGTTCACCTCAAAGCAGGTGATGGAAATAACGTATCAGAGCATAGAAGACAGACTAGcattttgaaagtgaaagaGTTCTTATAGAGCTTGTGCACTCTGCAAAGCTGAGCAAAAACACAAATGAGCACTTATTGTGCAAGATATCAACATGTTTTTGCTTACGTTATTCCTGCTGCAAGAGACACAGCTCTTATTTACCATCTGCTCCGAGTTGAGGGCAGAGGCTTGTGCACCACTGCCTCCCTCTGGAATGCTTTGTTAATGGTGATTCTTGAAGCAAATGCTGTGTGCAGTGGTCGAGTCCTCCTCCACAACCCACgaacctctcctctcctctctcttgcatACCTAGACAAGCTGTGCAGTTTGTACTACCCTGCAACCCCGCAGCTCAAAACACAGACACAGTCTATTGAGGAAACTGAGGATTCGAATAACAGACTAAATCCACAGACCCACTCAGACACATTTGAAAAAACCCATCATGTGGCAAATTGAAAGCTTAACAGTGTAAATTGTTACTTTCAGTCTCTTCTGGCAGATTGACCCAAGTACTTTGCATTACAATTGCCAACTCCCAAGTTTAGTTAATGCATAACTTCACCACGTAACTCCTAACCCTTACCcagaaagcatcttttcttAACATACAATGGCTCAGATCCTCAGTCATTCAAATACCTTAATGACTCTAGACCTATGCTCCTATATTGTTTGTAATACTTCCCCTCCCAGTCAAGGACCACATAGGAGACAAAGTAGGTGAGCAATCCATCAGTAAAGCCCTCATTTTACAGTACCTAAAGTTTCAATGCTAAGGATTCCCTGCGTCTCTTGTTCTTCAAGAATGGTTCAGGTACCAGGGTGAGACTATTCTATACTCATCTTCCGCTTTTATCACCCACTTCTTCATGCAAGTTGACTCTTTAGTCCTGTTCTAAGCTAGCTATAAAATCGTTTTCCTTTGATACCATTTCCCTACATATTAATGCAATACCATGGTAACTGGAGCTGTTTAAGGATATAACAGACCAAgacatttatttacatatttacatgCTATTACAACAGGGAGAGATCTATTAGCTACAGCAAGGTAGGATACAGTTTACCCaatctcaaaacaaaatcactCTTCTTTGTCAACCTAGGATTTCCAAAGAGGAGCAGAAGACTGCATTTCAAGTCTGAGATTTTGGACCAAGAAATTTGAACCTAGGCCTCCGTACCTCCATCCCCTTCAAATAAAGACCGTTTTCATCTATGATGTTAGGGATGGAGAGAAAGTCCTGTATTTTGACCACTTCTTCCAGCTCTGTCAAAATTATTTGGTAAGAAAACAGACCTGCTGAAAGAAAGCTTGTTTACAGAAGATTCCTGAACAACTCATCTCTCTTTTGAGATGCTTCCCCCAAACTGTAACACAATACAAACTTTGTTCAGCAGTCCCCAAAAGCAGCCCATTGCTGCAGAGCGTATGCAAAGAATATTTACGCTGAGGCACTTCAGTACACACTAGAAGCTAGGCAAGTTACTCACTCCTTCAGCTGGAATGGTTCCAGACGTTCAAACCACGGCCAGATCATGTAGTCAAGCATGGAGATTGTGTCCCCACCATAAAACACAGTGTTGCGTTTGGACAGAATCTGTGAGGTGTGAGAGATGACAATTGCCCTCAGAAGGAAAATTACCACAACAGAACACTACAGTAACAAAAAGCCCACTTCGTAGTAGAATGCAGGCATACTGAAGGGATCAGACAGCAAATAATGGAGATACAGCACATTTTTCCTGTGCATGCAGTATCTGGGGAGTCAGAGCTAGTCAGTAAAGCAGCTGTAGTATCAAGCTTAACTATTTCATACACTGTCAGTGCAGCTCTTCTCCAGAGGTTCAAAAACTGTCACAAAATATTAATCACTAGCAAGCTGCAGCTtgtgcaaaaatgaaaaggaatttagCTCTCAGAATCTGTCAGTTCATGATTTCTTACTTGTCAAAAAGCATTAATGGCACAGACTAATCAAACATAATGCACATGCATTTCTTGAGCAATAAATCCAGCTAAATTTAACATCCAGGTAAACTAGAACACCGTTTTAGCAGGGACTCTTTTCCCATGGCACTTGAGGCCAAGTGGTGTCAGGAAAGCATTTATAACATTACATCTAGAACTGGATTTGATTCCAGGTGCAAAGGGAACAGGAAGCAAGTGTAACATCCACACACACCAGAAAGAGATCCCCACagctcagcacagaaagcagggCTACAAAGAATGCAGCAAGTTCTGTTACATTTATGTTTCCGATATGTTTCAAGTGCCATGGTCATCCAAGTTTAACATGCTTTAAGGAACCTCCAGAGCCTGGTCTCTTCTTTCATAAGACTAGCCCCTCTGTTTTCAGGCACTTTGGCATTTTAAAGGTGGAACTCAAGAGACCTTACAAATCTTTGTCTTTTTGGACACACAACACTACAGTCCTATGGCATTTATTCCCTGTCCCCTAACCCCCATGATCAAGTAGAAATTTTAAAGGAGTCCTTCAGGAAGCATCAAGCTGTTTGAATCACGAGATGTCTGGCAGAATATAACCCAGCAGTTGCACTGTTGCAGAGATGGGAACACAGCTCCCTCTGTCGGGTAGCAGCAAACTAAATACAGAAGTGTTTCAAAACacttcccttcttaaatatctCTTGCAATAAGCTGAGTGAAGTTTGTATGGCTTTGttccttcctcccatcctcAGCTGAccttcagctgctgttgtgaAATCCTTCAGGGTATAGTAAAATAGAGACACTGAAGGAGCAGCAAGTATTTCACAGTATTAATAAAGCAGGAAGAAGGTTAATTCTTCCTTAATGTTTAATAGATCTGTATTTCAGGGAAGTGAAACACACATGGCTTCCCCCAAGAACTCATCTGTCATCTGCACTACTCCAGCATTAGCCTGATCAGACAGACAAGACTACTCTGCAAATTTTACTTTGGCAGCTCAAGGGGGTGGGGAAGCAGAATGCACAGGACTGTTAGGAGAATTAGGAAAGTACTAGAAAGCTATTGGTAGCTTTGCACCTGAAGAGAAACACTCTGGAGGAATGCTTCTTGATCCAGCCAGACAAGCATTAGTCGTGGCTGCTAAAAACACGAAAGGAATGGGTTCATGATAAAGGCAAGTCTGACAGCTGTTCAGACTAGCCAAGAACCACTACTGACGCTAAATCAGGATTGTGAATTTGCTAATACAGCAAAGCCACATAACACTTCCTGGAGCTCTGCTGAAGTTGCATTACACCACTGTAGCAGAATACGGCCCAAGGCTGGAATTCTGCAAGGGACAGATTACattctgcctccctcccctcactCCCAAAGATAAGCTCTtgaacaaaaaagattttacttCCTCACTAGTGTATCTGtactgatttcagcagagctaCAGCACAGATGCTTTTCAGCAGCTCAGACTCCTCAGCCCTTGCTCTTAGAACATGCTGCAGGGGCTCCTTACatttaaagcacaaaaaaatatacatgaGACAACAGAAGTCagctagaattaaaaaaaaaaaagaaaaaaaaaacctccacaagTCCATACAGCCTTCATCACACAGATGAAGTTTAGGTTAGCTACTTGGAATTTACTCTAATGGTGCTGCTGTGCATCCCAGGCTGGGGGGAGTAAATTGAAAGATCGTTCATTGCTATAACTACCAACTGAACAAGAAGAGATCTAGCTTTCAAGGCCAaagcatgaaacaaaaaagggatCATACAATGACTGGCAACCTGCTCATTATCATGAAATACTCTTACCTCTTCAAGTTTGCCAAACTTTTCAGCAATCTCTGCTTTCAGCGCTGTGGTGTCCTGTCCATCTTTGACTGCcacaaaatacttgaaaactATGGGTGTTATCTATACAAAGGAAGGGGTAAAGTTTTTAATGttcctattaaaataatacaagttACTCAGAGCTTAAGATATTAAGATGCTAGACGCAAGTTAAATCTTAAAGATTTAACTTTAAATAGTTAAATAATGTCCATTAACAAAAATCCTTTATACTTCAGAAAAGGTAAGCAAAGGCTTaaagaacaaatgcaaatacTAATGAATTTTAGTCTTGTAATAAGAGGAGAACAATGAAAAGAGGAGCATGTTTCCCATTTGCAAATGCTACCAAAAAATTAGCAATAGAAGTGGCAAGGTGCAGAGTGGTACTCTTTTCCCAGTTACATATTTCTGAAATCCAAATGCACTTTAATTATCAACATTTAAGGTACTTCAAGAAAGAgagatgcagcccaggatatgcAGGCTTCTACAAACCTGTGCATTTTCTAATTTGGTAATTGCCAGAGAAATTAGCATACAGTACCAGGAAGTTGCCCAGTGGCCAAGCTTAACTAAATTGTATTCTTAAAAGCTCATagacaaacatttttctaagaTCTTGTCATTCATACAACCAACATTCAGTGCATGTTTCATTTCTTGCAGCATGCTTCCCTGTAACCGTCTTCCTATCATGCCTATTCAGAAAAGCCTGTTGTAAATATATCCTCCCTTGTATCCTCCTTCTTCGTCCACATCTCTTTGCATCTTCTGTtgcttcctctcctctgctgcctcaTATCCAAGCTGACTTCTTTCACTTCCTAGACCCTTCAAAGTACGTACTAGTACAGAGAGGTTACTTCCAGTCAGCCTCAGTGCCCACCTCCAACCCCTACTCAGGGCCAAAAGCAGTCTCCTTATACATGTCCCATGTCTACAGCCACCTGCCATCTCTTGTCCATGGTTGTAGGCTCTCTCAGTCAGGCACTGTTCACACTCTGCATTCATACAGTACTTCCTACAGAAAGACTCAgattaaaatacagcaattgcCACTGCCTAGGTCTCAAGCATTCAGGTGGTCTGGTCTACTAATCTTTGCTCTATTGTAGGATGCTCAAAATCCTGCCTCAAGTCACATACACTTTCACTAGCTTGGCTGTCTTCCTGCATCCATCCCTGCACATAAATGCTGGGAGCAATTCAGACACACACTGGTTTGTATGTGCTCACAGAAAGAGACCCCAAACAACCCCTCCggttatttaaatgcttttcccaAACACAAGACCTGCCTTAAAGGATGAAAGCAGCATTGGCAACAGAGCTGCAGTTTTTGGTGCTATGGCAAAGTAAGAAACACAATCCTACCCTGATGACACAGTACCTTTGAGAAGTGTTCCAAGAGCATCTTCTGAAAGGCTCGCTCATATGGGTCCGAAGGCATCAACTTCTTCCCCGGAAACGCTTCATCCAAATATTCGCAGGTGATTGGGGACTCATAGATCAGCTGGCCCTTGCTGGTCTCCAGAACAGGAACCAGCCCAAAGGGGTTCTTCTCAAAGAACCAGTCAGGTTTGTTCTTCAGATTAATGTTGATTATTTCATGGctaaaagagtgaaaaaaacaaGACCCAAACAGGCTCAGTTCTGCTACACTCCACTCCATATCATGGTGAAATGCAGTCACTACACTTCAATACCTACAGTACTTGAGAGGCTGaatcctccttcccctgctctccctTGTCTTCCCTGAAGCCCTTTGCAGGACTAACCATGTGACACATAGAAATACTGCCAGGGGGCACTTCCCTTTGCTAGAGAAAATCGGCACTGCCTTACAATGAGTTGTTTGTTACGCTAATAAAAGACACATGGACAGTCTGCAAGCACACATCAGAGGCAGCCCTTACAGTCATGCTAAAAACAAAGGTCAAACTCAGAATGCAGCATGCTTATCACATGCAGGTTCAGGGGCATTCTAAGAAAGAAGCACTTGATTGCAAATAAGCTACACTCCAATTAAGAAATGCAGCTGAACTTTACACCAACGAGCAAATCAGAAGAGCATCCTACCTACTTATCTTCCCCACCTATGGCCTCACATAGAACAGGTGTTTAGGGTAAAGGCAAATagatattaataaaaagagaCACATGGGAAATATGTCTATGCTATATTAACAAACCATGTTATATGCTGTGTTATATGCATGACCCTAGAAAATTCCTAGTAAGCCCAAAATTCTGCTAAACACAGCTGAACCTTCAAAACAGCTGAAAGGTTACCAGAAGGTGACTACCACATTTAGGTAGCCACAAAACCCCTCCAAAATCACTATACTAAAACAAACATCCCAGCTCCAAAAATCAGTCCAAATACACTAAATAAGGACAATTAAACTGACCTGAAAGCTTTAATGCACCTACTCCTTTGAAAAACGatccaagaaaaaacaaaacaaacacacccaACTCTCATCTTGCTATCAGGAGAGCTGAGTGGTAAGCATTGACTATGCTAACATGAATTCGCAGCCCTGTGCTGGTTTACAAACCGTTGGCAGGCCTGGGACTTGGTGGGAATcagaaaaaggtggaaaaacCTGTTACTTTGAAGCTGTAAACCAAGGGAAGCATTAGTCGCcgtttaaaaacactgaaatgacaTGGCTaccttcaaaaagaaacaaacacaagcaCTGAATTCCATTAACTTACTACAGCACACCAATGAGAAGATGTTATAGGAACACAGtacatttcctcttttaaaaaggccactcactcactcactaCTGTGTTTTGCTAAGCAGTAATATAATAGAAACACTGAATATTTGTATCTCCCAGAATTTTCACTGCAGCTtacatcaaaaccaaacaacaacataCGTCAAGGCTCTACTCACATTTACCCAGGACAAGCTCGAATGCTATTATTACAAACATTCAGGATGacaggtgaggaaaaaaaaaaatcagcttgaGGTTCTTCCCTACAGATTTACTTTGGGCCTTTACATAATTGATTTCATACACAGCCTACTTATTGCCCACTTCAGCAAAACacctctcccccaaaaaagtcTTAAGAAGTTCAAGCTTAACAACAAAATCACCCACAGAAACCCTTTTTCATTCAGTTCTTTCAGGGATGTTTAATTAAGAGCCATTCAGGATGCCCACTAAGAAGGGAAGCTTGAACCGCCCCCTGCTCCGTGCGAGTCCTGACAGACCGTCACGGCACCGCGGAGTGTAGCGGCaccgggggagggagggggacgACGGACAGCGGAGCAGCGCGGCCGGCGGGGAGCCGCACACGGCGCCGTACCGGCCTGCCGGGAAGGCCTCACCTGATGCCCTTGGCGCGGAGGACGAGGCGCGTCCTCTGGGCGAAGGGGCAGAACCGCATGCTGTAGAGCCGGATCACCCCCTCGGGCACAGGCCCCGGTGCCGCGCTACCTGAGGAGAGAGGAGACCGTTACAGGCCTCACACACAGCGCCGCGCCCCCTCCACAGGCCGCCCAACCCCGGCTGAAGCGATATACGGCAGCCTgcccgccggggcgggcgcTTACCCTTGCCCAGGCTGCGAGAGTGATCGCCCGCCATCGCGACGTGTTGCGATATGTTCTGCTCTGCCGCGCCGCTCCTCACCACGCCGCCACTGCCACCGCCCCCACCCAACCGCCGCTGGCCCCGCCCGCGGGGAGCGGCCGTGTGGAGGGCGGGAACCACCGCCCCTCAGCGGGGCGCGGGCCGCTGCCGCGGGGGCGCGGGCAGCCGGGCGGGTGTGGGGGCCTGTGTGCCGGCCTGCCTCCCTCCGTCCCCCGGGGGTTGTCGGCGCCCTGCCTCAGGTGGCTGGCCCCCACGGAGCCGGGAAAGCTTGGGTTTCGGGGGGAGGAGCGTCGTGCACGCCGGTGGTCCGTCCTTGAGCTGACCGTTATCGCCACCAGAGATGCTGACCCGCTCGCGGGGACAGGCActattaagctgttcttaatGCTGTCTTTTTTATAACCTCAGCATAACCCACCCCAGCTGGCACTCCCATTTCAATAGGAAACCTATGGCAACACTCCACCCCGTATGCctgttttttttcaagtggtgcctccagcagctggTGGGGCACCAGgcctccctctgcttccctcaCTGCCTCCTCCCTGGACAGGGCCCTGTCCTGCTATGGCAGCACTGCATCACCTCTTGCCCTTCAAAATCCGATCCAATCCCACCCTGAGGATAATGAGggtttctctctcctgcagctcttctgcttcaTGATGAAAACCCCAGAGGAGACAACAGATAACCTAACAGATAAGGGGGTGCAGCAAAAGttagatttaatttaattactaCCTTGCAATCATAGAGGGATTCATGCTTGCTTCTGCAAACATGACCTGTGGGAGCATCAGCGTGTACATAGAGCAAAAGAGAGAATCGAAGCACAGACTGAAGCCCTCTCCATCCCTTTTGCTCCATCTTCAGTTGAGGTGAGGGCACCAGGGCCTTCCTTGTACCAGCTTTTCCTGGGGTATAATAGTGGAAATGGAGGAGCTTTCCTCTTAATGGATTTCACAACCAGTGTCCAAGTTGATCTACGGTCCCAGAAGTAAAATGCTTCCCTTCCTGGGGCTCCACACAGTTCCACCCAGCCTTCAGGTCAGAGCTGTACATTATCA includes:
- the GSTO1 gene encoding glutathione S-transferase omega-1 isoform X3; the encoded protein is MAGDHSRSLGKGSAAPGPVPEGVIRLYSMRFCPFAQRTRLVLRAKGISHEIININLKNKPDWFFEKNPFGLVPVLETSKGQLIYESPITCEYLDEAFPGKKLMPSDPYERAFQKMLLEHFSKILSKRNTVFYGGDTISMLDYMIWPWFERLEPFQLKDSLSHTPKLQRWMEAMKEDPAVKATMTDPQTFKDYLQLYMKNSPEACDYGL
- the GSTO1 gene encoding glutathione S-transferase omega-1 isoform X1 produces the protein MAGDHSRSLGKGSAAPGPVPEGVIRLYSMRFCPFAQRTRLVLRAKGISHEIININLKNKPDWFFEKNPFGLVPVLETSKGQLIYESPITCEYLDEAFPGKKLMPSDPYERAFQKMLLEHFSKITPIVFKYFVAVKDGQDTTALKAEIAEKFGKLEEILSKRNTVFYGGDTISMLDYMIWPWFERLEPFQLKDSLSHTPKLQRWMEAMKEDPAVKATMTDPQTFKDYLQLYMKNSPEACDYGL
- the GSTO1 gene encoding glutathione S-transferase omega-1 isoform X2, translated to MCHMVSPAKGFREDKGEQGKEDSASQVLHEIININLKNKPDWFFEKNPFGLVPVLETSKGQLIYESPITCEYLDEAFPGKKLMPSDPYERAFQKMLLEHFSKITPIVFKYFVAVKDGQDTTALKAEIAEKFGKLEEILSKRNTVFYGGDTISMLDYMIWPWFERLEPFQLKDSLSHTPKLQRWMEAMKEDPAVKATMTDPQTFKDYLQLYMKNSPEACDYGL